One window of the Luteolibacter arcticus genome contains the following:
- a CDS encoding sulfite exporter TauE/SafE family protein: protein MNPLAWLGAALIGLSLGLTGAGGSVITLPVLVYLAGVPPREAVGLSLLVVGAAAAAGAVQCWRAGDLHARAASMFALSGMAGAWFGAKFTRLVAPEFLMVVFAVLMLAVAARMLFSRDEDATLPPECRPWRCLGIGGGTGIMTGFLGVGGGFLLVPALIKFARLPLRMATGTSLAVIAFNSAAGFAAHLDGPVDWKLAGLFSGLAVAGSVAGNAASGMLPVKRLRQGFAVTVLLAGAVVLWRNLA, encoded by the coding sequence ATGAATCCCCTGGCGTGGCTCGGCGCGGCGTTGATCGGATTGTCGCTTGGCCTGACCGGCGCGGGCGGCAGCGTGATCACGCTGCCGGTGCTGGTCTATCTGGCCGGGGTGCCACCGCGGGAAGCGGTGGGCTTGAGCTTGCTCGTCGTCGGAGCTGCGGCGGCGGCAGGGGCCGTCCAGTGCTGGCGGGCAGGAGACCTGCATGCGAGGGCAGCGTCGATGTTCGCGCTGTCGGGCATGGCCGGGGCGTGGTTCGGCGCGAAGTTCACCCGTTTGGTCGCGCCAGAGTTCCTGATGGTCGTCTTCGCCGTGCTGATGCTCGCGGTGGCGGCGCGAATGCTTTTCTCGCGCGACGAGGATGCGACCCTGCCGCCGGAGTGCCGGCCGTGGCGCTGTCTCGGTATTGGCGGAGGCACCGGCATCATGACCGGCTTCCTGGGCGTGGGGGGCGGTTTTTTGCTGGTGCCCGCCTTGATCAAGTTCGCCCGCTTGCCCTTGCGGATGGCGACCGGCACTTCGCTGGCGGTGATCGCCTTCAACTCGGCCGCCGGCTTCGCCGCGCATCTCGACGGGCCGGTGGACTGGAAGCTCGCCGGGCTTTTCTCCGGTCTCGCTGTAGCCGGGTCGGTGGCGGGGAATGCAGCTTCGGGGATGTTGCCGGTAAAGCGGCTGCGGCAAGGATTTGCCGTGACGGTATTGCTCGCCGGAGCGGTGGTGCTGTGGCGCAACCTCGCGTGA
- a CDS encoding aldo/keto reductase, whose product MNTRRDFLTTFATAGGALVAASAQKLAAQDTAPAAPATTGVALPQSDKTPKGRYRPPFRIGLGSAPIGGSSGLPITNAQSFAITENAWAAGIRYYDTSPFYGYGLAEHRFNYLLAEKPREEFVLSTKVGRVFEPAANAPKSALGGWANPLPFKYTYDYTAAGVRRSVEDSLQRLGLASIDIVFIHDLAPDNGDLKDTYSTYFDQAVKGAMPELIKMKEEGIIKAWGLGVNHLDPILRAFKESDPDIFICACNYTLIDHAATIEKVFPLCEERGATLVIGSPLNNGFLTGRDRFNYGGKPTAAQLEKRSKLEAVAKRHSVDLRTAALQFTAAPGVVSATIPGARSVPQPQENVTSMSVKIPADFWAELKDGKLLDAAAPVPA is encoded by the coding sequence ATGAACACTCGCAGAGATTTCCTGACCACCTTCGCAACCGCTGGCGGAGCACTTGTTGCGGCCTCGGCACAGAAACTGGCTGCGCAGGATACAGCGCCTGCGGCTCCGGCCACGACGGGCGTGGCGCTCCCGCAGTCCGACAAGACACCCAAGGGCCGCTACCGGCCGCCCTTCCGGATCGGCCTCGGCAGCGCTCCGATCGGTGGCTCTTCGGGGCTTCCCATCACGAATGCCCAGTCCTTCGCCATCACCGAGAATGCCTGGGCCGCCGGCATCCGCTACTATGACACCTCGCCCTTCTACGGCTACGGTCTCGCCGAGCACCGCTTCAATTACTTGCTCGCCGAAAAGCCGCGCGAGGAATTCGTCCTTTCCACCAAGGTCGGCCGCGTCTTCGAGCCCGCGGCCAACGCACCGAAGTCCGCGCTCGGCGGATGGGCCAATCCGCTGCCCTTCAAATACACCTACGACTATACCGCCGCGGGCGTCCGCCGCTCGGTGGAAGACAGCTTGCAACGCCTCGGTCTGGCCTCCATCGACATCGTCTTCATCCACGATCTCGCTCCGGACAATGGCGACCTCAAGGACACCTACTCGACCTACTTCGACCAAGCCGTCAAAGGGGCGATGCCCGAGCTCATCAAGATGAAGGAAGAGGGCATCATCAAGGCCTGGGGCCTCGGCGTGAATCACCTCGATCCCATCCTCCGCGCCTTCAAGGAAAGCGATCCGGACATCTTCATCTGCGCCTGCAACTACACCCTCATCGATCACGCGGCTACGATCGAAAAGGTCTTCCCTCTCTGCGAGGAGCGAGGTGCCACGCTCGTCATCGGGTCCCCGCTCAACAATGGCTTCCTCACCGGTCGCGACCGCTTCAACTACGGCGGCAAGCCGACTGCCGCGCAGCTTGAGAAGCGCTCCAAACTTGAGGCCGTGGCCAAGCGCCACAGCGTCGACTTGCGGACCGCTGCCCTTCAATTTACGGCTGCTCCGGGCGTGGTGTCAGCCACCATTCCGGGGGCACGCAGCGTCCCGCAACCCCAGGAAAACGTGACCTCGATGAGCGTGAAGATCCCTGCGGATTTCTGGGCGGAACTCAAGGACGGGAAACTCCTCGACGCTGCGGCTCCCGTGCCTGCGTGA
- a CDS encoding OmpA family protein: MNEHPATPEPEQHDVETSPDTGKSSVTLPTSVMALGFIAIALVGVLIAMAIKSRPAAEAAAGATDENDPAMREAKAKVQLLQTSLNQERAKLGLSPLYGQTTESAEAVAVRISEDAATLVDMAKGVKDLIAQKDAELDVRTKEWTDAVKLQGVLREQANRLQAELNKALIDGSDANGLRLQLEAANKRIISLGDEIRRLSQGSGALAQITAERDELRARVAELESRLSQASLFAGSEGELLKDAVQLFRRLRELENKPDSEIATAYSQFGAQLGANVLDKIDFPTGASDVPPEVGQRIAGFPSQAPDNALLLVVGYASETGNVDSNRSLSSDRATAVARVLDQVKKPGQRVQAVYLGQTDRFGSKFPERNQISEVWQIVPKSDGDNGNSGAPPLRPLPPLPGQ; this comes from the coding sequence ATGAACGAGCACCCCGCCACCCCTGAGCCCGAGCAGCACGACGTGGAAACGTCGCCCGACACCGGGAAATCGTCGGTCACGCTGCCCACCTCGGTCATGGCACTCGGCTTCATCGCCATCGCGCTGGTCGGCGTGCTCATCGCCATGGCAATCAAGTCGCGACCGGCGGCCGAAGCGGCCGCGGGGGCAACGGATGAGAACGATCCCGCGATGCGCGAGGCCAAGGCCAAGGTCCAGTTGCTGCAAACCAGCCTGAACCAGGAGCGCGCCAAGCTCGGCCTCTCCCCGCTCTACGGCCAGACGACCGAGTCGGCGGAAGCCGTGGCCGTTCGCATCAGTGAGGACGCCGCGACCCTCGTGGACATGGCCAAGGGCGTGAAGGATCTGATCGCGCAAAAGGACGCCGAACTCGACGTGCGGACCAAGGAATGGACCGACGCGGTGAAGCTCCAAGGCGTGCTCCGCGAACAGGCGAACCGGCTTCAGGCGGAACTCAACAAGGCCCTCATCGATGGCTCCGATGCCAACGGCCTGCGCTTGCAGCTCGAAGCCGCCAACAAGCGCATCATTTCCCTCGGCGATGAAATCCGCCGTCTGAGCCAAGGCTCCGGAGCGCTTGCGCAAATCACCGCCGAGCGCGACGAACTCCGCGCCCGCGTCGCCGAGCTGGAGTCACGTCTTTCCCAGGCCTCGCTTTTCGCGGGTTCGGAAGGTGAGCTACTCAAGGATGCAGTTCAACTCTTCCGCAGGCTCCGCGAACTTGAAAACAAGCCGGACTCCGAAATCGCCACCGCCTACAGCCAATTCGGTGCCCAATTGGGCGCGAACGTGCTCGATAAAATCGACTTCCCCACCGGGGCCTCCGACGTGCCGCCGGAAGTCGGCCAGCGAATTGCCGGCTTTCCCTCCCAAGCCCCGGACAACGCCCTGCTGCTCGTCGTCGGCTACGCTTCGGAGACGGGCAATGTGGACAGCAATCGCTCCCTCTCCTCGGATCGCGCCACCGCCGTCGCCCGTGTTTTGGACCAAGTGAAAAAGCCCGGCCAACGCGTGCAGGCCGTCTATCTCGGGCAGACCGACCGCTTCGGCTCGAAGTTCCCCGAGCGCAACCAGATCAGCGAGGTCTGGCAGATCGTGCCGAAGAGCGACGGCGACAATGGCAACAGCGGCGCACCGCCGCTCCGTCCACTGCCCCCGCTTCCGGGCCAGTGA